One genomic window of Vulpes vulpes isolate BD-2025 chromosome 11, VulVul3, whole genome shotgun sequence includes the following:
- the LOC140594371 gene encoding protein FAM90A5-like has product MTFNKGLAGPLQVEKRPPWATRKPSGRQTDLSLQDVGLMAARHTLLGPDRPLRTQKGKRPQTAGLAPTVPRPEEEDPRVKCRDCGAFGHKASSTRCPIKHWGATLLPVALGSRRLKENVEPWSQRDQRHKAGLLNQAEREKVERRRQEAEQRKALLQRFPRRPREGQRRTWKEGTESCDYVRRPHMPMPVYTARRPSLPEPSLPMEARTENPDVSVRSHSTSPLSSPKVSLSPPSGPPGVQEMPAADTPQPARQPCVRADSLVVQQRAKRPCRVSLAGAQAGSRVHGLGHTQAPPKYPEENTCPAVSNALADSSQMPLQTPGKNCAQMPLDRTQNPRKKARWSPTQHTPRSIQGAHVGISGTLCPPGSRCARGCTAVPPQTKKTPALLPSTGTRPTPATPPLETLQPCTVPPRPPSVPAPTQPLRMVFTRLDRSCWSSRFLAAPSFLPPEMPGPAQGLPAAHMSDGARDYVPRSILHDDLQVSSSSEDTESE; this is encoded by the exons ATGACGTTTAATAAAGGACTTGCTGGACCTCTGCAAGTAGAAAAGCGACCACCCTGG gCTACCCGAAAACCATCAGGGAGGCAGACTGACTTGTCCCTCCAGGACGTGGGACTGATGGCGGCCCGTCACACCCTGCTTGGGCCCGACAGACCCTTGAGAACCCAGAAGGGCAAGAGGCCACAGACAGCAGGACTGGCCCCCACAGTTCCCAGGCCAGAGGAGGAGGATCCCAGG gtaAAGTGCAGGGACTGTGGGGCCTTCGGACACAAGGCATCAagcaccaggtgccccataaaacaCTGGGGCGCAACCCTCCTTCCCGTGGCCTTGGGCTCCAGGAGGCTGAAGGAGAATGTGGAGCCGTGGAGTCAGCGGGACCAGCGGCACAAGGCTGGGCTGTTGAAccaggctgagagggagaaggTAGAGAGACGAAG GCAAGAAGCCGAGCAGAGGAAGGCCCTGCTCCAGAGGTTCCCCAGGAGACCCCGAGAGGGGCAGAGGCGCACCTGGAAGGAAGGCACCGAATCTTGTGACTATGTGAGG cGTCCACACATGCCGATGCCCGTCTACACCGCCAGGAGGCCTTCTCTCCCTGAGCCGTCCCTGCCGATGGAGGCACGTACTGAGAACCCTGATGTGAGCGTGCGGTCCCATTCCACATCTCCTCTCAGTAGCCCTAAAGTTAGCCTCAGCCCACCTAGTGGGCCTCCTGGTGTCCAGGAAATGCCGGCTGCTGACACCCCTCAGCCGGCACGCCAACCCTGTGTCAGGGCTGATAGCCTGGTTGTGCAGCAGAGAGCCAAGAGGCCCTGCCGAGTCTCCCTCGCAGGTGCCCAAGCTGGCTCCAGGGTCCATGGGCTGGGacacacccaggcaccacccaagTATCCTGAGGAGAACACCTGTCCCGCTGTGAGCAACGCATTGGCAGACAGTTCCCAAATGCCCCTCCAGACTCCAGGCAAGAACTgtgcccagatgcccctagacagGACCCAGAACCCCCGAAAGAAAGCGCGATGGAGCCCCACCCAGCACacccccaggagcatccagggagcccacgtggggaTTTCGGGGACTCTatgtcctccaggaagcagatgTGCACGTGGATGCACGGCCGTGCCCCCGCAGACCAAGAAGACACCTGCCCTCCTGCCAAGCACGGGTACCCGGCCCACACCTGCCACACCTCCCCTGGAAACGCTGCAGCCGTGCACCGTGCCCCCACGGCCGCCCTCTGTGCCGGCCCCCACTCAGCCCCTGAGAATGGTCTTCACCAGATTGGACAGAAGCTGCTGGAGCTCCAGGTTCCTAGCAgctccctcattccttcctcccgAGATGCCAGGCCCTGCTCAGGGCCTTCCTGCCGCCCACATGTCGGATGGAGCCCGTGACTATGTCCCCCGGAGCATCCTCCACGATGATCTACAGGTGTCCTCATCCTCAGAAGACACTGAGAGCGAATGA
- the LOC140594370 gene encoding protein FAM90A5-like, whose amino-acid sequence MTFKKGLAGPLQVEKRPPWATRKPSRRQTDLSLQDVGLMAARHTLLGPDRPLRTQKGKRPQTAGLAPTVPRPEEENPRVKCRDCGAFGHKASSTRCPIKHWGATLLPVALGSRRLKENVEPWSQRDQRHKAGLLNQAEREKVERRRQEAEQRKALLQRFPRRPREGQKRTWKEGTESCDYVRRPHMPMPVYTARRPSLPEPSLPMEARTENPDVSVRSHSTSPLSSPKVSLSPPSGPPGVQEMPAADTPQPARQPCVRADSLVVQQKVKRPCRVSLAGAQAGSRVHGLGHTQAPPKYPEENTCPAVSNALADSSQMPLQTPGKNCAQMPLDRTQNPRKKARWSPTQHTPRSIQGAHVGISGTLCPPGSRCARGCTTVPPQTRKTPALLPSKGTRPTPATPPLETLQPCTVPPRPPSVPVPTQPLRMVFTRLDRSCWSSRFLAAPSFLPPEMPGPAQGLPAAHMSDGARDYVPRSILHDDLQVSSSSEDTESE is encoded by the exons ATGACGTTTAAGAAAGGACTTGCTGGACCTCTGCAAGTAGAAAAGCGACCACCCTGG gCTACCCGAAAACCATCCCGGAGGCAGACTGACTTGTCCCTCCAGGACGTGGGACTGATGGCGGCCCGTCACACCCTGCTTGGGCCCGACAGACCCTTGAGAACCCAGAAGGGCAAGAGGCCACAGACAGCAGGACTGGCCCCCACAGTTCCCAGACCAGAGGAGGAGAATCCCAGG gtaAAGTGCAGGGACTGTGGGGCCTTCGGACACAAGGCATCAagcaccaggtgccccataaaacaCTGGGGCGCAACCCTCCTTCCCGTGGCCTTGGGCTCCAGGAGGCTGAAGGAGAATGTGGAGCCGTGGAGTCAGCGGGACCAGCGGCACAAGGCTGGGCTGTTGAACCAGGCTGAGAGGGAAAAGGTAGAGAGACGAAG GCAAGAAGCCGAGCAGAGGAAGGCCCTGCTCCAGAGGTTCCCCAGGAGACCCCGAGAGGGGCAGAAGCGCACCTGGAAGGAAGGCACAGAATCTTGTGACTATGTGAGG CGTCCACACATGCCGATGCCCGTCTATACCGCCAGGAGGCCTTCTCTCCCTGAGCCGTCCCTGCCGATGGAGGCACGTACTGAGAACCCTGACGTGAGCGTGCGGTCCCATTCCACATCTCCTCTCAGTAGCCCTAAAGTTAGCCTCAGCCCACCTAGTGGGCCTCCTGGTGTGCAGGAAATGCCGGCTGCTGACACCCCTCAGCCGGCACGCCAACCCTGTGTCAGGGCTGATAGCCTGGTTGTGCAGCAGAAAGTGAAGAGGCCCTGCCGAGTCTCCCTTGCAGGTGCCCAGGCTGGCTCCAGGGTCCATGGGCTGGGacacacccaggcaccacccaagTATCCTGAGGAGAACACCTGTCCCGCTGTGAGCAACGCATTGGCAGACAGTTCCCAAATGCCCCTCCAGACTCCAGGCAAGAACTgtgcccagatgcccctagacagGACCCAGAACCCCCGAAAGAAAGCGCGATGGAGCCCCACCCAGCACacccccaggagcatccagggagcccacgtggggaTTTCGGGGACTCTatgtcctccaggaagcagatgTGCACGTGGATGCACGACCGTGCCCCCGCAGACCAGGAAGACACCTGCCCTCCTGCCAAGCAAGGGCACCCGGCCCACACCTGCCACACCTCCCCTGGAAACGCTGCAGCCGTGCACCGTGCCCCCACGGCCGCCCTCTGTGCCGGTCCCCACTCAGCCCCTGAGAATGGTCTTCACCAGATTGGACAGAAGCTGCTGGAGCTCCAGGTTCCTAGCAgctccctcattccttcctcccgAGATGCCAGGCCCTGCTCAGGGCCTTCCTGCCGCCCACATGTCGGATGGAGCCCGTGACTATGTCCCCCGGAGCATCCTCCACGATGACCTACAGGTGTCCTCATCCTCAGAAGACACTGAGAGCGAATGA